In the genome of Xanthomonas hortorum pv. pelargonii, the window CTGGACCAGCCCGACCGCCTCAAGCGTCGAGACCTTCCGCGCCTGCTTCGATGCTGCCGTGACGGAAACGGACGACCTGGGTGAGACGGCGGAGCTAAACAGCGCTGCGCTCTGGAAGGGCCGGGACACTTTAAGCGGTATCCGCGTGCTGCCCAGCAAGCCCAACACGGGCGCTCAGCGGTCCACGGGTCCCAACCCACCAGCTCAGCCATTCGTGGTCAACGTGAGCCGCCCTGGCGTCGCTGACCGCGCTGTGGACGTGTCGCTGCGCATCGCTTGGGTAGCCGGCTTTATCCAGACCGCCGACCTGCACCCCGGACCCAGCGGCCTGCTGACGCCCTTCAAGGACACACGGATGTGGATCGCTGGGTTCAAGCCCGACGGGAACCGCGACAAGTAACCCTGCCTCCTACTTCCCAATCCCTCTCGCTATCAAAGGACAGACATGAAACACGCAAGGATCGGCCTGGTCGCGTTGACCATGGCCCTGGGCCTGACCGCCTGCGGCGGCAAGCCTTCGTCTGACAATGCCAAGGAAGCCTTTGTCCAACTGCTGAAGGACAGCGGCGCCGGACAGGTCACCGACGTCCAATTCGAGCTCTCCGGCTGCGTTGAAGCGGAAGGCGCCGAGGGCTACCGCTGCGATACCCGCGGCCAAGCGGTGCTCAACATTGAGGGCCGGCAGGTGCCCATCCCGGTCAGCAAAAATCTTCGCTATGCGAAGGCCGACGGCACTTGGAGGGCCTACGCCAAATGAAGACCCAACCCGATTCGATTGTGGGAATGTCGGCAGGCGCCATCGGCGACTTCCGCGAAGACGGCGCCATGCGCGCTGCCTACAAGAAGGTTACTACTCCGCACAACCGGTTCTTCTGGTGGTTCTCGCTCAGCCTTCTCTTCCTGGGCCCGTTTGGCTTCATCGTTGGGCCGCTCATGGCTCGACGAGGTTTGCGAAAAGCAGAGCGCCTCTACGCTTTCGAGGCTCACATGGCCCGCCAGCGCGATCGTGGCTTCAGCTGGTGGCAGTGGTGGGTCATGACGCCGCTGACCGTGATGGGAGCTTTTGGGTTACCTCGGTGCTGAGCGGGCTGCCCATGTTGCTGCTCGTGCTTTGGGTCGACCTCAGCACATGAGGGATCGTTTAAAACGACGAAACAGCTCCGCTTGGCTCGATCGGCGGTTGCTCGCTATGAATCTTCCGCATACGTGAGAAATGCCTTCCAATCCATCTGCGCTCCATGCAGCCTCCGATATCTCCACGGTAAGCTACGATCCAATCAGGATGATTGACGCTTAGGAACCACCCCGCATGACGCTGCCCCTCCATCCCTCGTTGAAAGCCCTGATTCCGGAATGCAAGGAATGGCTTGAGCGCGCTCAAACATCGGGCGACATAGATCGTTACACCAGTGCTCTGCAAGAACATCTTAAAGCCACCGCAACGCTGAGTCCGAAGGCCGGCACGCAACTTGGGCGAATCAGCCACTTTTGGAGCATTGCGGCTTGCGATGCTTACTTTCGTTCCGACGTGGCCGAGCTTTCCCAGTTCCTCCACTGGACCATCGAAAGCCGCGCTCTGCTGCTCCGCTGGGATGCGGTGCATAGCCAAATGCACGCGCAGCTTGGCAATTGGCCAGCAGAGTATTCCGACAGCCTGCGCGCGGCGGGTCCTACGGCTTTGTCCTATTGGGACGCCGGCAACATCTGCACGCAGCGTTTTCTAGAAATGGCCGAAAAGGACGAGAGGCTCAACACGTTGCCTCAGTCCCGGCGCATCGCTCACAACACCCACGACGTGTTTTTGATTGCCTTGCTTTCCGAAGCCTATGGCCTCTCCACCACCTTTGAGCCACGCAAACCGTTGATCGCAGCATATCAAGGTGTCTTAGACAGCTGGAAGACCGACGACCAAGACACCTTTGCGCGAGAAATGAATCAGGCCGCTGAATTCCATCTCAGCCGAAGCAAAGCCAGCACTGGCTCTAAGTCCTATGAATTCGACCGCAACTTTGACCGCGTCTTCCCGGTCGAGTTGTTGGCCGTTCAAGCACTTAGGCGTCGCGATCATCTTCCAGATTTTACATGCGGCCACACGCTGATTGATGGGCCATGGTCTGTAGTGCGTGACATCGCTCCTGCTTCGCCCCACCCCCTCATCGCTGCCGTCTTGACGCGCGTGAAAGAGGACTACCCGCTGTTCCGTTGACCGACCGATTGAAAGGATTCATCCATGAACGATCCGGCACGCACCACACGTAGTTCCGACATTGCGGCAATGGCTATGGCGACCGATGCCAATGGCCATGTGGATCTCACCGCCCTTGAGGCCCATCGCCTCATCTTGAATCACCAAACCATCCAAGGACTTGATGCCCCCGGACTGATCAATGACATTGTTCGATCGCCCGCCTACGCCAACCCGCAGGGGCGTGAACAGGTTGGCACGCTGATCCAAGCAATCTCCAGTCGCCTTCCACCTGCCGATGCAATGCGTTTGGAAGCAGCACGTGATTCGGCCAATGTCAACGAATCAATGCTGGAACGGATCTCCGAGCGTTTCATTGAGGAGCCGGCGGCTGCGGCTTGGAAGCAGGTTGAGACAAGCGGCGGCGCTGCGCTGCGTTGGACCGATACCGAGATCAGCGACAGCCTGGCCGCATCGCGGAACTGGTCCCAAGAAGTTCGCAACAACCCACAAAACAGCTACCTGGAACGTGCCGCCGGCACCCTCTCAGCCAATCTTGCCGAGAGTGGACAGGACAGCTATGGCGCGATGAAGGGGGCCACAAGCCACGGCCTCAATATGCTGGGCGATACAGTCGATCTGGCCAAGTTTGCCCATCAGTTCAGCACCGATGAGAACTTTCGAAACTTGGTCATTGGTTCGGCTGTGGTCTATGGCTCACAAGTCGTCGAAGACCCGGGAAGGTGCCACGCGATATCCGCAACGCAGCAGTGAACGCCTGGAACGAATGGGAGAAGGGATTTGAACAGGCCACTCGAGATGGCACGCAGAAACAATACTTAGGCGAAGCAAAAGGCGCGGCCGCCGTTGAGATCATCGCAACGTTCGTGCCCGCGTCCAAGCTCACCAAGCTTGGCAAGGTAGCCGAGGCCGCCAACGCAGCCGAAGAGTTAACACCTCCCGCTGGACGCATTGCCGGCAGAGCTGAGGGGCACGTAGCAGGCGAGCTTTCACAGGAACTGCTTGAGTTGGCCCACGAAGCTAGACAGGCCCAGACCAGGGGGAATGGAAGCCAAGGGTGCCGACCTGATGTTTAGCGGCCTGGCAGGCGTTAAACGCAGCCAGGGCGAGCTTGGGGAATTGGTGGAGGGACTGCGCAAATCAGGCCATCTGGATGGATTACTCGAAAGCGGAGCACTGACGCCAAAGGAACTGGGCTATCTGGCCCGCCAAGACGTCACCATGTTCGATGGCTCGGTGCCGTTCGATAGAGCGATCACGAAGTCCGTCGGGGGCCGAGAACTCTCAGCCTTGACCAGAGCCGAGACGGGTGACATCGGCGAGGCCATTGTTTCGCACCAACTCGCCAGGGAGGGATATCGCGATTTGGTGCCGATCCAAAACAATTCTGGCCACGGCAACGACTTGGTCGGCTTCAATCCCAAAGCAGACCGCTGGGAAGTTTTTGAGGTCAAAGCGTCGGTCATCGGCGTGGCAAAGACCAAACCGGCGACCCACAACAGCTGGTCACCTCGCGGCTTGAAAGGGCGATTGAAGCCCTAGGCCATTGGGACCCCAAGAACATGTGGGAGGAGCAAGCCAAGGCAACCGCCGAACACCTCATCGACAACCACTTCGACGAAGCCACACGTCGCTTGGATGTTGATTCCAAATGGGCTCGCGTCAATCTGGAAAAGGATCTGGCTACGGGGCACATTGGTGGCAAGCCGCTGATTGAACCTTGGCAAACGCCCGCGGATCGTGCGTTGGAGCGCGCCAACAACCCCGTTCCGACCGCACCGGCCAAGACGCCAGCGCATCCCGAACACCCGGACCACGCGATGCACGAGCAAATCAAAGGCAAAGTGACCGAGCTTGGACGGCAAGCGGGCGTTCCGGATGAGATAAACCAGCAGACCAGCGCCAGCCTTTTGGCCCTAGCTAAGGAAAATGGTCTAACGCGCGTGGACCATGTATTGCTTAGCAGTGCAACGGATACCGTGGAAGCTGCACGCACCATCTTTGTGGTCCAAGGCAGGTTGGGAGACCCCGCCGCCTTGCGTGCTGACATGCCAACCGCGCAGGCCGCCCATGCCCCCGTTGAGCAATCGTTCGCCCAGTTAGAACAGACCAACCAACGCTTGGCGCAGAGTCAGGCTCAGCAACAAGCGGTCGAACAGACGCAAAGCCAGAACACGCCCCAGATGCGGATGACCTGATCGCGGACGAGGCTGTGTTGAGTGATGACGCTGCGAACCGTCATAGCAGGCTTGGTCACGAATCGCTCGCGATGCGGGGAGTGCAACTTCTGATCAACCACGCTTGGTGGTCGCACCAAGAAAGCTCGGATATTCCTGCCTTTTTCTTTTGACTGCCCCGTTCAAACACAGCAGCAGATGAAGTTTGCGAAGCCGCATTTCTAGCACATGGTCACATCTTGGCAAATCCAGAAATCTTAAGGCGCCTTGTCTATTTGCTCAATGCCAGGGTTTTCATTTAGAAAATCACTCCACTCAGAGTCATCAATGAGCTTGGAATACGGCTTGCTCGACGTTATGCTCAAATCAATTGTAGACTTATGTTCGTGCCAGATTGCATAAACACGACCCAACTGATGGCGATGATAAGATTGCCAGCTCAACCCGTGGATGATTTTTCCGAATCGCTGATGCAACTCGAGCGCAGCCTTCTGAAATGGCAAATAGGTGTGGTCTAACTTACCGCCCCGCCACGATAGCCCCAGCAAATCACGATTATTACCATCGATTGGGATGAAAAGCGCCGGCTCTGAAAATGCATAGCGGACGACTGAGTATTGCTCTGCCAAATCCTTTGACCACTTAAAGCTGTCATCCAGAGCGCTTACCTGCAACACCCGGCATTCCATTGCCACTGCTGGCAAAGTGTCGGCGGTATATAGCACAGCAAACTGATCCTTAAATCCATCTGGAGGGTCAACGCGGAGTTTACGAAACTTGACATCTGGTGGGTCCCACTCCATGCCGTCATAACGAAACAGCCGGACCAAAGGCCGGCTGTTCGGATCAAGCAAGTGAACCTGGATTTTTCAGCAGACAACGCCATAAATCCGTCCCCTCATGGCCCCAAGACATACGCGTTGGCGGCCCTAACGACGGCCTCTAGTCGCGCATCTGGCGCCGAAGCCAAAAGCTCATCGGCACCGCCAGCGCTCAGGTCTCGAGGCGATAGGACTACACCGTAAAGCACTTCTACCGGAGTCAGATCATACAAAAGTTCATTGGGCGAAACGAAGAAACCATAGGTTGCTGAACCCAATCCCGGGTCCAGCGCTGTCAATACTTTAACCAGTGGCGCTCCAACGATTCCTGGCCATGCTTGAAAAGCCGGATATTCACGGCCGCGCTTGCGTCCCGGTCGAAGTATTGAGAACACCTCACGGTCAGCTTCGCGCCGACGCACGGTTTCGTCACTGATACCTAGCTCCCTTGAGAACTCAGAAGCAGATAAAAATTTGCTGGCATCGCGCCAGGTTATAAAAAGACCTCCGCTGGCTTAACATCTGCCACACGGTTGACCAGACGGTCAAAATCCAACTGCCGCTGCAGCACACGGCCCTCAACTTGAACCTCGACCCACGACTT includes:
- a CDS encoding XVIPCD domain-containing protein, giving the protein MWEEQAKATAEHLIDNHFDEATRRLDVDSKWARVNLEKDLATGHIGGKPLIEPWQTPADRALERANNPVPTAPAKTPAHPEHPDHAMHEQIKGKVTELGRQAGVPDEINQQTSASLLALAKENGLTRVDHVLLSSATDTVEAARTIFVVQGRLGDPAALRADMPTAQAAHAPVEQSFAQLEQTNQRLAQSQAQQQAVEQTQSQNTPQMRMT
- a CDS encoding RES domain-containing protein → MLDPNSRPLVRLFRYDGMEWDPPDVKFRKLRVDPPDGFKDQFAVLYTADTLPAVAMECRVLQVSALDDSFKWSKDLAEQYSVVRYAFSEPALFIPIDGNNRDLLGLSWRGGKLDHTYLPFQKAALELHQRFGKIIHGLSWQSYHRHQLGRVYAIWHEHKSTIDLSITSSKPYSKLIDDSEWSDFLNENPGIEQIDKAP